In a single window of the Mesorhizobium shangrilense genome:
- a CDS encoding bifunctional folylpolyglutamate synthase/dihydrofolate synthase → MTALLADREIERLMMLHPKGFDLSLERITRLLDRLGNPQDRLPPVIHIAGTNGKGSAAAFSRALLEAEGLTVHVHTSPHLVNWHERYRLGAAGGGKFVGDEVLAEAMSRVATANAGEKITVFEILTAVTFLLFSEHPADAAVIEVGLGGRFDATNVMKQPAVSLIMPISPDHQAYLGDRVELIAAEKAGIMKQGVPVVIGAQEFDAAQAVLVETAERLGCPFELYGQDFLAYEENGRLVYQDQTGLMDLPPPRLSGRHQFANAAAAIAAIRAAGFDLSHEAAEAAMQSVYWPGRMQGLASGKLAELAPKGAEIWVDGGHNPGAGLVVAEALAEQEERNPRPLFLISGMINTKDQTGYFRAFHGMARHVFTVPVTMSESSVPNDELAVRATEAGLSAEPVGSVANALMLLRDTWDDREPPPRILIGGSLYLVGAVLAENGTPPV, encoded by the coding sequence ATGACCGCCTTGCTTGCCGATCGCGAAATCGAGCGCCTGATGATGCTGCATCCGAAGGGCTTCGACCTTTCGCTGGAGCGCATCACCCGCCTGCTGGACCGCCTTGGCAACCCGCAGGACCGGCTGCCGCCGGTCATCCATATCGCCGGCACCAACGGCAAGGGTTCCGCCGCGGCGTTCTCGCGCGCGCTGCTGGAGGCTGAGGGGCTCACGGTCCACGTCCACACCTCGCCGCATCTGGTCAACTGGCACGAGCGCTACCGGCTGGGCGCTGCGGGCGGCGGCAAGTTCGTCGGCGACGAGGTGCTTGCCGAGGCGATGTCCCGCGTCGCGACGGCCAATGCAGGGGAAAAGATCACCGTCTTCGAGATCCTGACCGCCGTCACCTTCCTGCTCTTCTCCGAGCACCCGGCGGACGCCGCCGTGATCGAGGTGGGGCTTGGCGGGCGCTTCGACGCGACCAACGTGATGAAGCAGCCGGCGGTATCGCTGATCATGCCGATCTCGCCCGATCACCAGGCCTACCTTGGCGACCGCGTCGAACTGATCGCCGCCGAGAAGGCCGGCATCATGAAGCAGGGCGTACCGGTCGTCATCGGTGCGCAGGAGTTCGATGCCGCGCAGGCCGTGCTCGTCGAGACGGCGGAGCGGCTCGGCTGCCCGTTCGAGCTCTATGGCCAGGACTTTCTCGCCTATGAGGAGAACGGCCGGCTGGTCTATCAGGACCAGACCGGACTGATGGACCTGCCGCCGCCGCGCCTCAGCGGCCGCCACCAGTTCGCCAACGCCGCCGCCGCGATCGCGGCCATCCGCGCCGCGGGCTTCGACCTGTCGCACGAGGCTGCGGAAGCGGCGATGCAGAGCGTCTACTGGCCGGGACGCATGCAGGGCCTGGCGTCGGGCAAACTGGCCGAACTCGCCCCGAAAGGCGCCGAGATCTGGGTCGATGGCGGCCACAATCCCGGGGCCGGCCTCGTCGTCGCCGAGGCGCTTGCCGAACAGGAGGAGCGCAACCCGCGGCCGCTCTTCCTCATTTCCGGCATGATCAACACCAAGGACCAGACCGGCTATTTCCGCGCCTTCCACGGCATGGCGCGGCATGTCTTCACGGTTCCGGTGACGATGAGCGAATCCAGCGTGCCGAACGACGAACTCGCGGTGCGCGCCACCGAGGCCGGGCTGTCGGCCGAACCGGTAGGCTCCGTCGCCAATGCGCTGATGCTGCTGCGCGACACCTGGGACGACCGCGAGCCGCCGCCGCGAATCCTGATCGGCGGATCGCTCTATCTGGTCGGCGCGGTGTTGGCCGAGAATGGCACGCCACCGGTCTGA
- the accD gene encoding acetyl-CoA carboxylase, carboxyltransferase subunit beta, with protein MNWITNYVRPKINSMLGRRDMPENLWIKDPETGEMVFHKDLESNQFVIPTSGHHMKISAKERLRYFFDDGRYDVIDNPKAPVDPLKFRDEKRYLDRLRDAKAKTGLEDAILSGLGTIEGLPIVATVQDFSFMGGSLGMAAGEAIIRAFETALEKKRPLVLFAASGGARMQEGILSLMQLPRTTVGVDRLKEAGLPYIVVLTNPTTGGVTASYAMLGDVHIAEPGALIGFAGPRVIEQTIREKLPEGFQRAEYLMDHGMVDMVVSRLDMKSTVARLLKLLLKTPAEVAAIEPEILPPPAVAAEARPSA; from the coding sequence ATGAACTGGATCACCAACTACGTTCGGCCGAAGATCAATTCGATGCTCGGCCGCCGCGATATGCCCGAGAACCTCTGGATCAAGGATCCCGAGACGGGCGAGATGGTGTTCCACAAGGACCTGGAGAGCAACCAGTTCGTCATCCCGACCTCCGGCCACCACATGAAGATCTCGGCCAAGGAGCGGCTGAGATACTTCTTCGACGACGGGCGCTATGACGTCATCGACAACCCCAAGGCGCCGGTGGACCCGCTGAAATTCCGGGACGAGAAGCGCTATCTCGACCGGCTTCGCGACGCCAAGGCCAAGACCGGGCTCGAGGACGCGATCCTGTCCGGCCTCGGCACGATCGAGGGCCTTCCCATCGTGGCCACCGTTCAGGACTTCTCCTTCATGGGCGGCTCGCTCGGCATGGCTGCCGGCGAGGCGATCATCAGGGCGTTCGAGACGGCGCTCGAGAAGAAGCGGCCGCTCGTGCTGTTCGCCGCCTCCGGCGGGGCGCGCATGCAGGAAGGCATTCTCTCGCTGATGCAGCTTCCGCGCACAACGGTCGGGGTCGATCGGCTCAAGGAAGCCGGATTGCCCTATATCGTCGTGCTGACCAACCCGACCACCGGCGGCGTCACCGCGTCCTACGCCATGCTGGGCGACGTCCACATCGCCGAGCCCGGCGCGCTGATCGGCTTCGCCGGCCCGCGCGTCATCGAGCAGACCATCCGCGAGAAGCTTCCCGAGGGCTTCCAGCGCGCCGAGTACCTGATGGATCACGGCATGGTCGACATGGTGGTGTCCCGTCTCGACATGAAGTCCACCGTCGCGCGGCTTCTGAAGCTGTTGCTCAAGACCCCGGCGGAAGTGGCGGCGATCGAGCCGGAGATCCTGCCTCCGCCCGCCGTCGCGGCGGAAGCGCGCCCGTCGGCCTGA